One stretch of Janibacter limosus DNA includes these proteins:
- a CDS encoding DUF2332 domain-containing protein, translating to MRSMDDLADVRDFYRDFADREAKGESLTFERWAAGVAQDPEVLALLSGLPVPKRQPNLVFAAARWHGAATPSDPDYADLRTVLLEDWPAVRETILERSTQTNEVGRCATLLPVLAGLEGPLALIEVGASAGLCLHPDRWSYRYLDESGAQISRLDPAAGASRVVLDCSVRGPAPLPTALPEVVHRGGVDLNPLDLSVGDTADWLQTLVWPEHEDRRARLAAACEVVADEPVDIIRGDLLTGLDEAVARAREAAPGATVVIFHSAVIAYLDEGGRDRWPGIVGAVVDRVRDDGGRAHWISNEGAGVLPGVSASAGCEQTGSDFCLALDGQALGWTHGHGRHLGCC from the coding sequence ATGCGATCGATGGACGACCTGGCCGACGTGCGCGACTTCTACCGTGACTTCGCCGACCGCGAGGCGAAGGGGGAGTCCCTCACCTTCGAGAGGTGGGCGGCCGGAGTGGCGCAGGACCCGGAGGTCCTGGCGCTCCTGTCCGGGTTGCCGGTGCCCAAGCGCCAGCCCAACCTTGTCTTCGCCGCCGCGCGATGGCACGGGGCGGCGACGCCCTCGGACCCCGACTACGCCGACCTGCGCACCGTCCTGCTCGAGGACTGGCCGGCCGTCCGCGAGACGATCCTCGAGCGCTCCACCCAGACCAACGAGGTCGGACGATGCGCCACGCTGCTCCCGGTGCTGGCCGGCCTCGAGGGCCCGCTCGCGCTCATCGAGGTCGGCGCCAGCGCCGGGCTGTGCCTGCACCCCGACCGCTGGTCCTACCGCTACCTCGACGAGTCGGGCGCCCAGATCTCCCGTCTCGACCCGGCGGCCGGGGCCTCCCGGGTCGTGCTCGACTGCAGCGTGCGAGGACCGGCCCCGCTGCCCACGGCGCTGCCCGAGGTCGTCCACCGCGGCGGGGTGGACCTCAACCCGCTCGACCTGTCGGTCGGTGACACCGCCGACTGGTTGCAGACGCTCGTGTGGCCCGAGCACGAGGACCGTCGGGCGCGTCTGGCGGCCGCCTGCGAGGTCGTTGCCGACGAGCCCGTGGACATCATCCGAGGGGACCTGCTCACCGGCCTCGACGAGGCCGTGGCGCGAGCCCGTGAGGCAGCGCCCGGGGCGACGGTCGTCATCTTCCACTCGGCCGTCATCGCCTACCTGGACGAAGGGGGCCGCGACCGCTGGCCCGGCATCGTCGGGGCAGTGGTGGACCGGGTCCGCGACGACGGTGGCCGGGCCCACTGGATCAGCAACGAGGGCGCCGGGGTCCTGCCGGGCGTGAGCGCGAGCGCCGGGTGCGAGCAGACCGGGTCGGACTTCTGCCTCGCCCTGGACGGTCAGGCACTGGGGTGGACCCACGGGCACGGGCGGCACCTCGGCTGTTGCTGA
- a CDS encoding DEDD exonuclease domain-containing protein, translated as MEIVQDRLGDLGTPLAEVTFVVVDLETTGGSPRDCGITEIGAVKVRGGVELGELQTFVNPGEPIPAFIQSLTGITDSMVRDAPRTAEAVASFLEFAKGAVLVAHNAGFDIGFLKAACAAHDLRWPGPAVLDTVRLARQVVSRDEVANHKLGTLARHFGAATTPDHRALHDARATVDVLHGLIGRLGSVGVDTLEELSSYSSRVSDELRRKRHLADGLPSAPGVYVFKDERGEALYVGTSVDIRARARNYFTASEQRRRMGEMVRLATEITPIVCATTLEAQVRELRLIAQHQPRYNRRSRHPDKVWWLKLTDEVFPRLSIVRSLGPDDLAYAGPFGTRRSAEDAAAALYDAVPLRQCLTRLSPTRPTSACALADMGRCAAPCTGAVAVEDYAVTVADAVRVLVGDSRPAVAAVRERLHALSEGERYEEAAALRDRLGSLVRATSRSQRATPVREASEIIAARRTPRGGWDLVCVRHGRLAGSSHSPVGADPMPYVAALRACAEVVAPPTGPGTSALPEETELVLRWLEAEGTRLVDIEGEWTCPVGGAAAAHQELAPALGWAS; from the coding sequence ATGGAGATCGTCCAGGACAGACTCGGTGATCTCGGCACACCACTGGCCGAGGTCACCTTCGTCGTGGTCGACCTCGAGACCACGGGTGGCTCCCCTCGCGACTGCGGCATCACCGAGATCGGCGCGGTCAAGGTGCGCGGGGGTGTCGAGCTCGGCGAGCTGCAGACCTTCGTCAACCCGGGCGAGCCGATCCCCGCCTTCATCCAGTCGCTCACCGGCATCACCGACTCGATGGTCCGCGACGCGCCTCGCACCGCCGAGGCGGTGGCCAGCTTCCTCGAGTTCGCCAAGGGCGCGGTCCTCGTCGCGCACAACGCAGGCTTCGACATCGGCTTCCTCAAGGCGGCCTGCGCAGCCCACGACCTGCGCTGGCCCGGTCCCGCCGTGCTCGACACCGTGCGGCTGGCGCGCCAGGTCGTCTCTCGCGACGAGGTCGCCAACCACAAGCTGGGGACCCTCGCCCGCCACTTCGGCGCGGCGACGACGCCCGATCACCGGGCCCTGCACGATGCCCGGGCGACCGTCGACGTCCTGCACGGCCTGATCGGCCGGCTCGGCTCGGTCGGCGTCGACACGCTCGAGGAGCTGAGCTCCTACAGCTCGCGGGTCAGTGACGAGCTGCGCCGCAAGCGCCACCTGGCCGACGGTCTGCCGTCTGCGCCCGGGGTCTACGTCTTCAAGGACGAGCGCGGCGAGGCGCTCTACGTCGGCACCTCGGTCGACATCCGCGCGCGGGCCCGCAACTACTTCACGGCCTCCGAGCAACGCCGCCGCATGGGCGAGATGGTGCGTCTGGCCACCGAGATCACACCGATCGTGTGCGCGACGACCCTCGAGGCCCAGGTGCGCGAGCTGCGGCTGATCGCCCAGCACCAGCCGCGCTACAACCGTCGCTCGCGCCACCCCGACAAGGTGTGGTGGCTCAAGCTCACCGACGAGGTCTTCCCCCGGCTGTCGATCGTCCGCTCCCTCGGCCCCGACGACCTGGCCTACGCGGGCCCCTTCGGCACCCGTCGATCGGCCGAGGACGCCGCGGCCGCGTTGTACGACGCGGTCCCGCTGCGGCAGTGCCTCACCCGCCTGTCCCCCACCCGCCCGACCTCGGCGTGCGCCCTCGCCGACATGGGCCGCTGCGCGGCTCCGTGCACGGGAGCCGTGGCCGTCGAGGACTACGCCGTGACCGTGGCCGACGCCGTGCGCGTCCTCGTCGGCGACTCACGTCCGGCCGTGGCCGCCGTGCGGGAGCGCCTGCACGCGCTCTCCGAGGGCGAGCGCTACGAGGAGGCAGCTGCCCTGCGTGACCGGCTCGGCTCCCTCGTACGGGCCACGTCGCGCAGCCAGCGGGCGACTCCGGTGCGCGAGGCGAGCGAGATCATCGCCGCCCGCCGTACGCCGCGAGGGGGCTGGGACCTGGTCTGCGTGCGCCACGGACGCCTCGCCGGCAGCTCGCACTCCCCCGTCGGCGCCGACCCGATGCCCTATGTGGCCGCGCTGCGCGCCTGCGCCGAGGTCGTCGCTCCACCGACCGGACCGGGCACCAGCGCCCTGCCCGAGGAGACCGAGCTCGTCCTGCGCTGGCTCGAGGCCGAGGGGACCCGGCTCGTCGACATCGAGGGCGAGTGGACCTGTCCCGTCGGCGGCGCAGCAGCCGCCCACCAAGAGCTGGCGCCTGCTCTAGGCTGGGCCTCGTGA
- a CDS encoding Lrp/AsnC family transcriptional regulator, translating into MITAIVLIHAETARIPEVAETVAGIDGVSEVYSVAGDADLIAMVRVHQHEDLDDVIAGRLNKVDGIVDTSTQIAFRAYSKHDLDAAFSIGLE; encoded by the coding sequence GTGATCACTGCCATCGTCCTCATCCACGCCGAGACCGCACGCATCCCCGAGGTGGCCGAGACCGTCGCCGGCATCGACGGCGTCAGCGAGGTCTACTCCGTCGCCGGGGACGCCGACCTGATCGCGATGGTGCGCGTGCACCAGCACGAGGACCTCGACGACGTCATCGCCGGTCGGCTCAACAAGGTCGACGGCATCGTCGACACCTCGACCCAGATCGCCTTCCGCGCCTACAGCAAGCACGACCTCGACGCGGCCTTCAGCATCGGCCTGGAGTAG
- the trpD gene encoding anthranilate phosphoribosyltransferase, translating to MTATGTHTWPAVLTTLLAGRDLSSDETSWAMREMMSGDAAPAQIAGFLVALRAKGETVTELRALADVMLEHALPIEVAGPTLDIVGTGGDMAGTVNISTMASICIAATGVRVVKHGNRASSSKSGSADVLEALGVDLSLPPEAVTSVAELAGITFCFAQTFHPSFRHTAAPRRDLGVGTALNVLGPMTNPSRPTYSVVGVADERVAPLMAGVFADRRTDALVFRGDDGLDELTVADSSHVWWVAGGRVSELDLSPEEVGLQRSPLDSLRGGDAAVNAEVARRLFAGDTGPVRDAVVLNAGAAVALAQSGARLPADPVAAIRAGMDTVEAVLDSGQAAQQLERWVHATRDATPA from the coding sequence ATGACCGCGACGGGCACGCACACCTGGCCCGCCGTCCTCACCACGCTCCTCGCCGGCCGCGACCTCTCGTCGGACGAGACGTCGTGGGCCATGCGCGAGATGATGTCCGGCGACGCCGCTCCTGCGCAGATCGCCGGGTTCCTCGTGGCCCTGCGGGCGAAGGGGGAGACCGTCACCGAGCTGAGGGCCCTGGCCGACGTCATGCTCGAGCACGCGCTCCCGATCGAGGTGGCCGGGCCGACCCTGGACATCGTCGGCACCGGCGGCGACATGGCCGGCACGGTCAACATCTCGACGATGGCCTCGATCTGCATCGCTGCGACCGGCGTCAGGGTCGTCAAGCACGGCAACCGCGCCTCGTCGTCGAAGTCCGGCTCCGCTGACGTCCTCGAGGCGCTCGGGGTCGACCTCTCCCTTCCTCCCGAGGCGGTCACGAGCGTCGCCGAGCTCGCGGGCATCACCTTCTGCTTCGCCCAGACCTTCCACCCCTCCTTCCGCCACACGGCGGCGCCCCGGCGCGACCTCGGGGTCGGGACGGCGCTCAACGTCCTGGGACCGATGACCAACCCGAGCCGCCCGACCTACTCGGTCGTGGGGGTCGCCGACGAGCGCGTGGCGCCCCTCATGGCCGGGGTCTTCGCCGACCGGCGGACGGATGCCCTGGTCTTCCGCGGGGACGACGGCCTCGACGAGCTGACGGTCGCGGACTCCTCGCACGTGTGGTGGGTTGCCGGTGGCCGGGTCAGCGAGCTCGACCTGTCGCCGGAGGAGGTGGGTCTGCAGCGCAGCCCGCTGGACTCCCTTCGCGGTGGGGACGCAGCGGTCAACGCCGAGGTCGCCCGGCGGCTGTTCGCCGGTGACACCGGTCCCGTGCGGGACGCCGTGGTGCTCAACGCGGGTGCGGCGGTCGCCCTGGCGCAGTCCGGTGCGCGGCTGCCCGCCGACCCTGTCGCGGCGATCCGCGCCGGGATGGACACGGTCGAGGCGGTCTTGGACTCGGGCCAGGCCGCCCAGCAGCTCGAGCGCTGGGTGCACGCCACCCGGGACGCCACCCCTGCCTGA
- a CDS encoding response regulator transcription factor has translation MTGTPQQTPSAPASNALVGAGARDVVSVQILLHSDNITTRDVVRAAIGRRPAKDVEIAGWRECATADAVIEAVEAGGIDLLVLDGEAAKLGGMGLCRQLKSEIHECPPVLVLTGRPQDGWLATWSMADAAVPHPLDPIALADAVADLARGVSHR, from the coding sequence ATGACCGGTACCCCCCAGCAGACTCCCTCCGCCCCTGCGTCCAACGCGCTCGTCGGGGCCGGGGCACGCGACGTCGTGTCGGTGCAGATCCTCCTGCACAGCGACAACATCACCACGCGGGACGTCGTGCGTGCGGCCATCGGCCGTCGCCCTGCCAAGGACGTCGAGATCGCGGGGTGGCGTGAGTGTGCGACGGCCGACGCGGTCATCGAGGCGGTCGAGGCCGGCGGGATCGACCTCCTGGTGCTCGACGGTGAGGCTGCCAAGCTCGGCGGCATGGGGCTGTGCCGTCAGCTGAAGTCCGAGATCCACGAGTGCCCGCCGGTGCTCGTCCTCACCGGTCGCCCGCAGGACGGCTGGCTGGCGACCTGGTCGATGGCCGACGCCGCGGTCCCGCACCCCCTCGACCCGATCGCCCTCGCTGACGCGGTGGCCGACCTCGCCCGAGGCGTGTCCCACCGATGA
- the ctaE gene encoding aa3-type cytochrome oxidase subunit III, producing the protein MGPVSRPNMVSVGTIVWLSSELMFFAGLFAIFFTVRSMRPDLWEHNIEMLNVPFAAANTLILVVSSVWCQLGVLKAEHGQKSRTGSLLNVAGWGMREWYVLTYIFGAIFVSGQVLEYATLVSEGVTISTDSWSSIFYLTTGLHGIHVTGGLIAFLLIIGRTYTTRDYSHAQQTGAVVTSYYWHFVDVVWIALFAAIYLLG; encoded by the coding sequence ATGGGTCCGGTCAGCCGACCCAACATGGTGTCTGTCGGCACCATCGTCTGGCTGTCCAGCGAGCTGATGTTCTTCGCCGGGCTCTTCGCGATCTTCTTCACGGTCCGGTCGATGCGACCCGACCTGTGGGAGCACAACATCGAGATGCTCAACGTGCCCTTCGCGGCCGCCAACACCCTGATCCTCGTGGTCTCGTCGGTGTGGTGCCAGCTGGGCGTCCTCAAGGCCGAGCACGGGCAGAAGTCGCGTACGGGCTCCCTGCTCAACGTCGCCGGCTGGGGCATGCGTGAGTGGTACGTCCTCACCTACATCTTCGGCGCGATCTTCGTCTCGGGTCAGGTCCTCGAGTACGCCACGCTCGTCAGCGAGGGCGTGACGATCTCGACGGACTCCTGGTCCTCGATCTTCTACCTGACCACGGGACTGCACGGCATCCACGTCACGGGCGGGCTGATCGCCTTCCTGCTGATCATCGGCCGTACCTACACCACCCGTGACTACAGCCACGCCCAGCAGACCGGTGCCGTCGTCACCTCGTACTACTGGCACTTCGTCGACGTCGTGTGGATCGCGCTCTTCGCGGCGATCTACCTCCTGGGATGA
- the qcrC gene encoding cytochrome bc1 complex diheme cytochrome c subunit — protein MPTLSRRHPAAIALLLMLGLFVTGTAYAAMAPKQAEASVTAANSAANGKKLFIANCATCHGANGLGIDKTGPSLAGVGAASVDFQMGTGRMPMTEPGVQAKAGGQVKFSQDEISDIAAYVASLGPGPAVPDSEYTDASKGDPGKGGQIFRVNCAMCHNSAGAGGALTRGKDAPSVQGVTGKYIYEAMETGPQSMPVFNDANISPEGKRDVIAYLDAQAEAGNPGGNPLGSLGPVPEGLFIWTIGLGLLVGIAVWLGQKSA, from the coding sequence ATGCCCACCCTCTCTCGCCGTCACCCTGCGGCGATTGCGCTGCTGCTCATGCTCGGCCTCTTCGTGACCGGCACTGCCTATGCCGCGATGGCGCCCAAGCAGGCCGAGGCGTCGGTGACCGCTGCCAACAGCGCGGCCAACGGCAAGAAGCTCTTCATTGCCAACTGCGCGACCTGCCACGGCGCCAACGGCCTGGGCATCGACAAGACCGGGCCCAGTCTGGCCGGTGTGGGTGCCGCATCCGTCGACTTCCAGATGGGCACCGGCAGGATGCCGATGACCGAGCCCGGCGTGCAGGCCAAGGCCGGCGGCCAGGTCAAGTTCTCGCAGGACGAGATCTCCGACATCGCCGCCTACGTCGCCTCGCTCGGCCCCGGTCCCGCCGTGCCCGACTCCGAGTACACCGACGCATCCAAGGGCGACCCGGGCAAGGGTGGCCAGATCTTCCGCGTCAACTGCGCCATGTGCCACAACAGCGCCGGTGCCGGTGGCGCCCTGACTCGTGGCAAGGACGCCCCGTCCGTCCAGGGCGTGACGGGCAAGTACATCTACGAGGCAATGGAGACGGGCCCGCAGAGCATGCCGGTCTTCAACGACGCCAACATCTCCCCCGAGGGCAAGCGCGACGTGATCGCCTATCTCGACGCCCAGGCCGAGGCCGGCAACCCCGGCGGCAACCCGCTCGGCAGCCTCGGCCCGGTGCCCGAGGGACTCTTCATCTGGACGATCGGCCTGGGCCTCCTCGTGGGCATCGCCGTCTGGCTCGGCCAGAAGTCCGCCTGA
- the qcrA gene encoding cytochrome bc1 complex Rieske iron-sulfur subunit, whose protein sequence is MSEHTPTGAQPQEPTGSEPVRLDQGHVQGSGGIPERFANPGLPPHVLRNADLDEKAAKRAERQVAILFLLSILGTVLFLVAYFMVDVQTQVWVPFTNEMSLSNLLLGLGLAFSLLGIGLGAVHWAKTLMPDTEIVEMRHPLRSSDADRQGFVDTMLDGGESSQLTRRPLLKATFGAAMGLFALPLLIQLGGSLGPLPRNDLSVTFWNGEKGKDGKYHPKKLRLHRDPEDTPIKPSDVTIGSVYHIQPEGLLELSDDLLNEMSKASVLLMRLDPTDFQETDKGRKAREWGYQGIVAYSKVCTHVGCPVGLYEQTTHHLLCPCHQSTFDVTNDCEVVFGPAGHPLPQLKIAVDSEGYLIAEQPFQEPVGPSFWERG, encoded by the coding sequence ATGAGTGAGCACACCCCGACGGGGGCACAGCCGCAGGAGCCCACGGGCTCCGAGCCGGTACGCCTCGACCAGGGCCACGTGCAGGGCTCCGGCGGTATCCCGGAGCGGTTCGCCAACCCCGGGCTGCCCCCCCACGTGCTGCGCAACGCCGACCTCGACGAGAAGGCGGCCAAGCGCGCCGAGCGTCAGGTGGCGATCCTCTTCCTCCTGTCGATCCTCGGCACCGTCCTCTTCCTCGTTGCCTACTTCATGGTCGACGTGCAGACCCAGGTCTGGGTGCCCTTCACCAACGAGATGAGCCTGTCCAACCTGCTCCTCGGGCTGGGTCTGGCCTTCAGCCTGCTGGGCATCGGCCTGGGTGCCGTGCACTGGGCCAAGACGCTCATGCCCGACACCGAGATCGTCGAGATGCGTCACCCGCTGCGCTCGAGCGACGCGGACCGTCAGGGCTTCGTCGACACCATGCTCGACGGCGGCGAGAGCTCGCAGCTGACGCGACGCCCCTTGCTCAAGGCGACCTTCGGGGCCGCGATGGGTCTCTTCGCGCTGCCGCTGCTCATCCAGCTCGGTGGCTCGCTCGGTCCCCTGCCGCGCAACGACCTCTCCGTGACCTTCTGGAACGGCGAGAAGGGCAAGGACGGCAAGTACCACCCCAAGAAGCTGCGCCTGCACCGTGACCCCGAGGACACGCCGATCAAGCCCAGCGATGTCACCATCGGCTCCGTCTACCACATCCAGCCCGAGGGCCTCCTCGAGCTGAGCGACGACCTGCTCAACGAGATGAGCAAGGCCTCCGTCCTGCTCATGCGTCTGGACCCGACGGACTTCCAGGAGACCGACAAGGGCCGCAAGGCTCGCGAGTGGGGCTACCAGGGCATCGTCGCCTACTCCAAGGTGTGCACCCACGTCGGCTGCCCCGTCGGCCTCTACGAGCAGACCACGCACCACCTGCTCTGCCCCTGTCACCAGTCCACCTTCGACGTGACCAACGACTGCGAGGTCGTCTTCGGTCCTGCCGGGCACCCCCTGCCGCAGCTGAAGATCGCCGTCGACAGCGAGGGTTACCTCATCGCCGAGCAGCCCTTCCAGGAACCTGTCGGCCCGAGCTTCTGGGAGCGTGGTTGA
- the qcrB gene encoding cytochrome bc1 complex cytochrome b subunit — protein MTANTRPADALRADDAPAAAPVSPGLKKVGGVAGWIDDRTGAAKGVGYLMKKVFPDHWSFMLGEIAMYSMIVCMLTGVFLTFWFDPSMAHTTYEGSYAPLQGVQMSRAYASTLDISFDVKGGLLIRQIHHWSALLFIVALSVHMLRVFFTGAFRKPRELNWVIGCVLSLLALVEGFAGYSLPDDLLSGTGLRAAQGFMVAAPVIGSYLSYGLFGGTFPGDDIIPRLYSVHILLLPALLIALFTVHIVLVALQKHTQYPGPGKTNDNVVGFAVMPVYAAKAGGFFFIVFGGIALIAALVQINAVWLHGPYEPNATTAGAQPDWYMGFPDGALRLLPGFLEFETFGFTWAFPVIIGALLVIPAFYGGMIAYPFIEAWVTGDKREHHLLDRPRNAPTRTALGMAALTLYGVLMFAASNDIIAIKFGMSINDITWMLRVLTFAGPVIAFWATKRICLSLQRHDRDLVLHGRETGRLERGAAGDFHEVHEPIDERTRWTLVQHEDTPPLELTSTVDANGVDNKKGARKNKLRAKLHSFYFDGAVEPVTPAELEAAHHEHGHEAIESADKVSTH, from the coding sequence GTGACCGCCAACACCCGTCCAGCTGACGCCCTGCGTGCAGACGACGCACCGGCCGCGGCCCCCGTCTCCCCCGGCCTGAAGAAGGTCGGCGGCGTCGCCGGCTGGATCGACGACCGGACCGGCGCCGCCAAGGGCGTCGGATACCTCATGAAGAAGGTCTTCCCCGACCACTGGTCCTTCATGCTCGGTGAGATCGCGATGTACTCGATGATCGTGTGCATGCTCACCGGGGTCTTCCTGACCTTCTGGTTCGACCCGTCGATGGCCCACACCACCTACGAGGGCAGCTACGCACCCCTGCAGGGTGTGCAGATGTCCCGGGCCTACGCGTCGACGCTCGACATCTCCTTCGACGTCAAGGGTGGCCTGCTCATCCGGCAGATCCACCACTGGTCGGCGCTGCTCTTCATCGTCGCCCTGTCGGTGCACATGCTCCGTGTGTTCTTCACCGGCGCCTTCCGCAAGCCGCGTGAGCTCAACTGGGTCATCGGCTGCGTCCTGTCGCTCCTGGCGCTCGTCGAGGGCTTCGCCGGCTACTCCCTCCCGGACGACCTGCTGTCCGGTACGGGTCTGCGCGCCGCGCAGGGCTTCATGGTCGCGGCTCCGGTCATCGGCAGCTACCTCAGCTATGGCCTCTTCGGTGGCACCTTCCCCGGCGACGACATCATCCCGCGCCTGTACTCGGTGCACATCCTGCTGCTGCCCGCCCTGCTCATCGCGCTCTTCACGGTGCACATCGTGCTGGTCGCGCTGCAGAAGCACACCCAGTACCCCGGCCCGGGCAAGACCAACGACAACGTCGTCGGCTTCGCCGTGATGCCCGTCTACGCAGCCAAAGCCGGTGGCTTCTTCTTCATCGTCTTCGGTGGCATCGCCCTCATCGCCGCGCTGGTGCAGATCAACGCGGTGTGGCTGCACGGTCCCTACGAGCCCAACGCGACCACGGCGGGCGCACAGCCCGACTGGTACATGGGCTTCCCGGACGGCGCGCTGCGTCTGCTCCCCGGCTTCCTGGAGTTCGAGACCTTCGGCTTCACCTGGGCGTTCCCGGTCATCATCGGCGCCCTCCTGGTAATCCCGGCGTTCTACGGCGGGATGATCGCCTATCCCTTCATCGAGGCCTGGGTCACCGGTGACAAGCGCGAGCACCACCTGCTCGATCGCCCGCGCAATGCCCCGACGCGCACGGCCCTGGGCATGGCTGCCCTGACGCTCTACGGCGTGCTGATGTTCGCCGCGAGCAACGACATCATCGCGATCAAGTTCGGGATGTCGATCAACGACATCACCTGGATGCTGCGGGTGCTGACCTTCGCCGGACCGGTGATCGCCTTCTGGGCGACCAAGCGGATCTGCCTGAGCCTGCAGCGTCACGACCGCGACCTCGTGCTCCACGGTCGCGAGACCGGGCGCCTCGAGCGCGGCGCGGCCGGCGACTTCCACGAGGTCCACGAGCCCATCGACGAGCGCACCCGGTGGACCTTGGTCCAGCACGAGGACACTCCCCCGCTGGAGCTCACCTCGACCGTGGACGCCAACGGCGTCGACAACAAGAAGGGCGCTCGCAAGAACAAGCTGCGGGCGAAGCTGCACTCCTTCTACTTCGACGGTGCGGTCGAGCCGGTCACTCCGGCCGAGCTCGAGGCGGCGCACCACGAGCACGGTCACGAGGCCATCGAGTCCGCGGACAAGGTCTCCACCCACTGA
- a CDS encoding multidrug effflux MFS transporter has translation MITRRPPRATPVTAPLALTTVLLALLGMFGPFSIDAAFPAFQEMGEDFAASEASMQLVVSAYLGAFAVMSLFHGPLSDAVGRKPVMVTGAAVYALASIGCALSPSLPVLLAFRVLQGMSAGAGTIVSRTVVRDLFEGARAQRLMATIAMIFGISPALAPIIGGWLLLSGPWPLVFWFLCGFGAFIAIAVLVLLPESHPPERRTPVDVRSILGGVMAVARMRRFQVLSAASAFSFAGQFLYIGAAPIFVVSLLGKGAQDFWVFFVPMVSGMILGSFTNSRLAGRVSGDRLIVSGQAVALTGAIVGLGLALLPATAELPWAVVGPTAIAFGTGISLPVYQLALLDAVPHARGTAASVSTFVMLLLNATLTAVVVPIAATSLAGLAATSLGLLALGIALFHLYRRSARPPRTVPVQPLVPEVT, from the coding sequence ATGATCACCCGCCGCCCCCCACGGGCCACCCCTGTCACCGCGCCCTTGGCCCTCACCACGGTCCTGCTCGCGCTGCTCGGCATGTTCGGCCCCTTCTCGATCGACGCTGCCTTCCCGGCCTTCCAGGAGATGGGCGAGGACTTCGCTGCATCCGAGGCATCGATGCAGCTGGTGGTCAGTGCCTACCTCGGCGCCTTCGCGGTGATGAGCCTCTTCCACGGGCCCCTCAGCGACGCCGTCGGACGCAAGCCGGTCATGGTCACTGGCGCCGCCGTCTACGCCCTGGCGTCGATCGGGTGCGCGCTCTCTCCTTCGCTGCCGGTGCTCCTCGCCTTCCGAGTGCTGCAGGGCATGTCGGCCGGCGCGGGGACGATCGTCTCGCGCACGGTCGTGCGCGACCTCTTCGAGGGAGCCCGCGCCCAGCGCCTCATGGCGACCATCGCGATGATCTTCGGCATCTCCCCCGCACTCGCGCCGATCATCGGAGGGTGGCTGCTCCTGTCGGGCCCCTGGCCCCTGGTCTTCTGGTTCCTCTGCGGCTTCGGCGCCTTCATCGCCATCGCGGTGCTCGTCCTGCTCCCGGAGAGCCACCCCCCGGAGCGACGCACTCCCGTGGACGTCCGCTCCATCCTCGGCGGAGTCATGGCGGTGGCGCGGATGCGACGCTTCCAGGTGCTCTCGGCCGCGTCCGCCTTCTCCTTCGCGGGGCAGTTCCTGTACATCGGCGCCGCGCCGATCTTCGTCGTCTCCCTGCTGGGCAAGGGGGCCCAGGACTTCTGGGTCTTCTTCGTCCCCATGGTCAGCGGGATGATCCTGGGCTCCTTCACCAACAGCCGCCTCGCCGGGAGGGTCTCCGGGGACCGTCTGATCGTCAGCGGTCAGGCCGTCGCCCTCACCGGGGCCATCGTGGGGCTGGGGCTGGCCCTCCTGCCGGCCACAGCGGAGCTGCCCTGGGCCGTCGTGGGTCCCACCGCCATCGCCTTCGGGACGGGGATCTCCCTTCCCGTCTACCAGCTCGCCCTGCTCGATGCCGTCCCGCACGCGCGGGGCACGGCTGCCTCGGTGTCGACCTTCGTCATGCTGCTGCTCAATGCGACCCTCACGGCCGTCGTCGTGCCCATCGCCGCGACCTCACTGGCCGGGCTGGCCGCGACGAGCCTCGGGCTGCTGGCCCTCGGCATCGCCTTGTTCCACCTGTACCGCCGGTCCGCGCGACCCCCGCGCACGGTCCCCGTCCAACCACTCGTCCCGGAGGTGACCTGA
- a CDS encoding metallopeptidase family protein, protein MVEISREDFELVVSDALDQVPQELLAMLDNVAFFVEDEPGHEHADPHLSPEDNSELLGIYLGIPLTERDGMWPGALPDRIVLFRGPLSRMCQDLEELREEIAITIVHEAGHHVGIDEERLHELGWG, encoded by the coding sequence GTGGTCGAGATCAGCCGGGAGGACTTCGAGCTGGTGGTGAGCGACGCCCTGGACCAGGTCCCCCAGGAGCTGCTCGCGATGCTCGACAACGTCGCCTTCTTCGTCGAGGACGAGCCCGGCCACGAGCACGCCGACCCGCACCTGTCCCCCGAGGACAACAGCGAGCTGCTCGGGATCTACCTCGGGATCCCACTGACCGAGCGCGACGGCATGTGGCCGGGCGCGCTCCCTGACCGCATCGTGCTCTTCAGAGGGCCCCTGAGCAGGATGTGCCAGGACCTCGAGGAGCTGCGGGAGGAGATCGCGATCACGATCGTGCACGAGGCCGGTCACCACGTCGGGATCGACGAGGAGCGTCTCCACGAGCTCGGCTGGGGTTGA